The following are encoded in a window of Fibrobacter sp. UWEL genomic DNA:
- the purE gene encoding 5-(carboxyamino)imidazole ribonucleotide mutase → MFNYTENAKVGIVAGSKSDQDVVDKITAVLDSFGIKWELNILSAHRTPNATAKYAKEAADRGLQVIIGVAGLAAALPGVLAAHTILPVIGLPCAGGPLNGVDALHSIVQMPGGIPVATVGIGNGKNAGYLAAHIVALSDSEVKAKLVEYRKGLGDIEG, encoded by the coding sequence ATGTTTAACTATACTGAAAATGCAAAGGTCGGTATCGTTGCCGGTAGCAAGTCCGACCAGGATGTTGTAGACAAGATCACCGCTGTTCTCGACAGCTTCGGCATCAAGTGGGAATTGAACATTCTCTCTGCACATCGCACTCCCAACGCTACTGCAAAGTACGCCAAGGAAGCTGCCGACCGTGGCCTCCAGGTCATCATCGGTGTTGCTGGTCTCGCTGCCGCTCTTCCGGGCGTGCTGGCTGCACACACCATCCTTCCGGTGATCGGTCTGCCCTGCGCTGGCGGTCCCCTGAACGGTGTGGACGCTCTTCACTCCATCGTCCAGATGCCCGGTGGCATTCCTGTTGCAACTGTGGGTATCGGTAACGGCAAGAACGCCGGCTACCTGGCTGCCCACATCGTTGCCCTCTCTGATTCTGAAGTCAAGGCCAAGCTGGTGGAATACCGCAAGGGCCTGGGCGACATTGAAGGCTAG
- a CDS encoding DUF3108 domain-containing protein: MTSSWNISFIRNIASVAVFLFAVLALFSSSSYAGEPKDLPEVNAPWMKGEKLTFSLGWGPITAGTATLQVKPTKDGKTEFYTLAHDEGTLKKLYPVSDTIYTRVRNKGLMTEVFRKTLNEGSYHNKSVIRFDRKGEKAWLSDTVYTDDKVRKVKRSADTVVTIQGMEHSIMSAFYLVRTLPLEDGKTSKFSAVSGKKRYELKVIVHGRETLKTKLGEFKTVKVEPVLDGDGIFVSKGRIFIWLTDDDRRIPVLMECEIALGSIKAKLLKME, encoded by the coding sequence GTGACGTCTAGCTGGAATATTTCCTTTATTAGGAACATCGCATCTGTTGCGGTGTTCCTTTTTGCGGTCCTTGCTCTTTTCTCAAGTTCGTCTTATGCTGGTGAACCGAAGGACTTGCCCGAGGTGAACGCTCCCTGGATGAAAGGGGAAAAACTTACGTTCAGTTTGGGCTGGGGCCCTATTACGGCTGGCACTGCGACCCTGCAGGTGAAACCCACCAAGGATGGTAAGACCGAATTCTATACTTTGGCTCACGATGAGGGTACTCTTAAGAAATTGTATCCCGTTTCAGACACCATCTATACCCGCGTCCGAAACAAGGGCTTGATGACCGAAGTGTTCCGAAAAACACTGAACGAAGGCAGCTATCATAATAAGTCTGTGATTCGATTTGACCGCAAGGGCGAAAAGGCCTGGCTTTCCGATACCGTCTATACCGATGACAAAGTTCGTAAGGTCAAACGTTCCGCTGATACGGTGGTTACCATCCAGGGGATGGAGCATAGCATTATGTCCGCCTTCTATCTGGTCCGCACACTTCCTCTGGAAGATGGCAAAACTTCCAAGTTTTCCGCCGTCAGCGGTAAGAAACGCTATGAATTGAAGGTGATTGTCCATGGCCGCGAGACCCTCAAGACCAAACTTGGGGAGTTCAAGACCGTAAAAGTGGAACCCGTTCTGGATGGAGACGGCATTTTCGTGTCCAAAGGCCGCATTTTCATCTGGCTTACCGACGATGATCGCCGAATTCCAGTGCTGATGGAGTGCGAAATAGCCTTAGGCTCCATCAAGGCGAAACTTTTGAAGATGGAATAA
- the rimO gene encoding 30S ribosomal protein S12 methylthiotransferase RimO, with the protein MPTRKPKIFVVHLGCSKNQVDAERQVGEMLNAGFVTTETASKADYILVNTCGFIEAAKEESINAILTHVKGKKAKQKLIVSGCLSKRYGEDLEKEIPEVDYWVGTYKPGELLAKMGIDQPTGCNPDKLPRLNLGGLPHHAYLKIAEGCNRRCAYCAIPNIRGLQKSVAIEDLVKEAKELEAQGIKELTLIAQDTTYFGREKKNKSETLTNLLKAILAETNIPWIRMLYWYPAFIDDELLDLMAKEPRLVKYIDMPIQHSSDSVLKNMLRKYTRQELRDILRKIRAKLPTVTLRTTVLVGFPGETHEDFEDLMDLLQEIKFEHLGGFVFSPEEGTPVMAMKKLAPVDESDARARLDAITEFQEELAAQHAEEMIGKTVTVILDEVAEESEYHFYGRTEGNSLDTDDIVKVLEGDGEVGTFRQALVIDAEPHELTVRLL; encoded by the coding sequence ATGCCTACAAGAAAGCCCAAAATTTTCGTTGTTCACCTGGGTTGCTCCAAGAACCAGGTTGATGCAGAACGTCAAGTTGGAGAAATGCTGAACGCCGGCTTCGTCACCACCGAAACCGCCTCCAAGGCCGACTACATCCTGGTGAACACCTGCGGTTTTATCGAAGCCGCCAAGGAAGAATCCATCAACGCCATCCTTACCCACGTAAAGGGCAAGAAGGCCAAGCAGAAGCTTATCGTCTCTGGCTGCCTTAGCAAGCGCTACGGCGAAGATCTGGAAAAGGAAATTCCCGAAGTGGATTACTGGGTAGGAACCTACAAGCCCGGCGAACTTCTCGCAAAGATGGGAATAGACCAGCCCACAGGTTGCAATCCGGACAAGCTGCCCCGATTGAACTTGGGCGGACTCCCCCACCACGCCTACCTGAAAATTGCGGAAGGCTGCAACCGCCGCTGCGCCTACTGCGCCATCCCTAATATTCGCGGTCTCCAGAAATCCGTCGCTATCGAAGACCTGGTGAAGGAAGCCAAGGAACTGGAAGCCCAGGGCATTAAGGAACTGACCCTCATCGCCCAGGACACAACCTACTTCGGCCGCGAAAAGAAGAATAAGAGCGAGACGCTCACCAACCTGCTGAAGGCAATCCTTGCAGAAACCAACATTCCATGGATCCGCATGCTATACTGGTACCCCGCATTCATCGATGATGAACTGTTGGACTTGATGGCAAAGGAACCTCGACTGGTGAAGTACATTGACATGCCCATCCAGCATAGCAGCGACAGTGTGTTGAAGAACATGCTCCGCAAGTACACCCGTCAGGAACTTCGGGACATTCTCCGTAAGATCCGCGCAAAGCTCCCCACAGTTACACTGCGTACCACCGTGCTGGTGGGCTTCCCCGGCGAGACCCACGAGGACTTCGAAGACCTGATGGACCTGCTCCAGGAAATCAAGTTCGAACACCTGGGTGGTTTCGTTTTCAGCCCCGAAGAAGGCACTCCGGTCATGGCAATGAAGAAGCTTGCTCCCGTGGACGAAAGCGACGCACGCGCCCGTCTGGACGCCATCACGGAATTCCAGGAAGAACTGGCTGCCCAGCATGCCGAAGAAATGATCGGTAAGACTGTCACTGTCATTCTGGACGAAGTTGCAGAAGAAAGCGAATACCATTTCTACGGACGCACCGAAGGCAACTCCCTGGATACCGACGACATCGTGAAGGTACTGGAAGGCGACGGCGAAGTGGGAACATTCCGCCAGGCACTGGTCATCGATGCAGAGCCCCACGAACTGACGGTTCGCTTGCTCTAA
- a CDS encoding SPOR domain-containing protein, translated as MKRLSAISLGAVTLACSLMVGCNDEEQDLVPQMEPAKVAPAAPKAVEKAPAPAAAKPAAAPAAQAQGDEPQLVPLQSLSATKDEAPAKVAPAVGGAAPLSSGEYVIQVSIQASKKVANDIVKKLAENGVKAYIVEVENPGELEGTYYRIRVGYFANSADAQNYGKQALSPLNFAWWVDKTKNDTVGNPNPDAGESYSNSQTWEDDEEEEPAPAPSKPAPAPAPAPAPEPAPAPAPAPAPEPAPAPAPAPEPAPAAAPAAPAAPAPAAAPASSEPEDFDDWE; from the coding sequence ATGAAAAGGTTATCTGCTATTTCTTTGGGCGCTGTGACTCTCGCCTGTTCACTGATGGTCGGCTGTAACGATGAAGAACAGGATCTGGTACCCCAGATGGAACCTGCCAAGGTAGCCCCCGCCGCCCCCAAGGCAGTCGAAAAGGCTCCGGCACCTGCAGCAGCAAAGCCCGCAGCGGCTCCCGCAGCACAGGCACAGGGCGACGAACCTCAGCTGGTCCCCCTCCAGTCCCTTTCCGCAACTAAGGATGAAGCTCCGGCCAAGGTAGCTCCCGCTGTGGGCGGCGCCGCTCCCCTGTCCTCTGGCGAATACGTCATTCAGGTCAGCATCCAGGCCTCCAAGAAGGTTGCAAACGACATTGTAAAGAAGCTTGCAGAAAATGGTGTAAAGGCCTACATCGTCGAAGTTGAAAATCCGGGTGAACTGGAAGGTACTTACTACCGTATTCGCGTGGGCTACTTCGCCAACAGCGCCGACGCCCAGAACTATGGCAAGCAGGCTCTGTCTCCGCTGAACTTTGCATGGTGGGTTGACAAGACCAAGAATGACACAGTCGGTAACCCCAACCCCGACGCAGGCGAATCCTACTCCAATTCTCAGACTTGGGAAGATGACGAGGAAGAAGAACCGGCACCGGCTCCTTCTAAGCCGGCACCCGCACCTGCTCCTGCCCCGGCACCTGAGCCTGCACCGGCTCCCGCACCCGCTCCGGCACCTGAACCTGCACCCGCACCGGCTCCGGCACCTGAGCCCGCTCCCGCAGCAGCACCTGCAGCACCCGCAGCTCCGGCTCCCGCAGCAGCACCCGCCTCTTCCGAACCGGAAGACTTTGACGACTGGGAATAA
- the rpsU gene encoding 30S ribosomal protein S21, producing the protein MIGVIVKSNEPFERALKRFTKSCEKNGIISDVKKRQRFEKPSEEKKRIETAARRKRLKEIADQNRKRLY; encoded by the coding sequence GTGATCGGCGTTATTGTTAAGTCCAACGAACCTTTCGAACGCGCTCTCAAGCGTTTCACCAAGTCTTGCGAAAAGAACGGCATCATTTCCGATGTCAAGAAGCGTCAGCGCTTCGAAAAGCCTTCTGAAGAAAAGAAGCGCATCGAAACTGCTGCTCGTCGCAAGCGCCTGAAGGAAATCGCTGACCAGAACCGCAAGCGTCTCTACTAA
- a CDS encoding GatB/YqeY domain-containing protein — MASALLTRILDDVKASMKAHDSETLSVLRTLHSDIKNEAMKNGATPAQITDSITDEMCVDVLAKSVKQKQEAIEILKKGGFEDKIPAEEAVIAIYKKYMPAEMTEEEVKALIAEIKAATGASSPKDMGKIMKELQPKVKGRFDGKKVSALVQEALK; from the coding sequence ATGGCAAGTGCATTGCTCACCCGTATTCTCGATGACGTCAAGGCCTCTATGAAGGCTCATGACTCCGAAACTCTTAGCGTTCTCCGTACCCTTCATTCCGACATCAAGAACGAAGCAATGAAGAACGGTGCAACTCCGGCTCAGATTACCGACAGCATTACCGACGAAATGTGCGTCGACGTGCTGGCAAAGAGCGTGAAGCAGAAGCAGGAAGCCATCGAAATCCTCAAGAAGGGTGGCTTCGAAGATAAGATCCCGGCCGAAGAAGCTGTCATCGCCATCTACAAGAAGTACATGCCTGCCGAAATGACCGAAGAAGAAGTGAAGGCTCTCATCGCCGAAATCAAGGCCGCTACCGGCGCCTCTTCTCCCAAGGACATGGGCAAGATCATGAAGGAACTTCAGCCCAAGGTCAAGGGCCGCTTCGATGGTAAGAAGGTCAGCGCCCTCGTCCAGGAAGCATTGAAGTAA
- a CDS encoding sigma-54-dependent Fis family transcriptional regulator: MEQIQQSKIQELELLYKISSILNQSLDFENVAHPILEVLESTMGVQHATLTLYNRHTGEISIEIAEGLSSRQARKGRYKVGEGITGRVVETGKPVIIPSVGKDPNFLDRTGRGKDENRAFLCVPVIMEHEVIGALSADVQDPIESQLPEKLRLLEIIAQMLAAAVKLRRQAREENEILKAENERLTMELKDRFQPDNIIGRSSEMQRVYAQIDQVSKNPLPVLIVGEVGTGKGLVAEAIHYRSDRNTHPYIRVHCASMPESVLDRELFGSERGALVGVLTETPGRVEQADGGTLFLDEVAELSPNLQVKLLRLLQDGEMERVGARFSKKVNVRVIAATTKNLQQMVADGTFRSDLYYQLHISPIYVPALHNRKTDIVLLADHFVEHYCRIVGKNVRRLARTTINMLMSYPWPGNVRELENAIERAVLVTDEDVIYPHHFPTTLQTAETSGTQVSGNLKLMVEAYERDIICDALKSSKGKMAAAARSLSTTPRILTYKIKQLGIDLAAFTR, from the coding sequence ATGGAACAAATTCAGCAAAGTAAGATTCAAGAATTGGAGCTGCTCTACAAGATCAGCTCCATTTTGAACCAGAGTCTGGACTTCGAAAATGTGGCTCATCCCATTCTCGAAGTGCTAGAGTCTACCATGGGTGTGCAGCATGCCACCCTTACTTTGTATAATCGCCACACCGGCGAAATCTCCATTGAAATTGCCGAAGGTCTTTCCAGCCGCCAGGCCCGCAAGGGCCGATACAAGGTGGGTGAAGGCATCACTGGCCGAGTCGTCGAGACGGGTAAGCCTGTGATTATTCCTTCCGTAGGTAAGGACCCCAACTTCCTGGACCGCACTGGCCGTGGTAAGGACGAGAATCGAGCCTTCCTTTGCGTTCCCGTGATTATGGAACATGAGGTTATTGGCGCCTTGAGTGCCGACGTTCAGGATCCTATTGAATCACAACTTCCCGAGAAACTGCGCCTGCTGGAAATTATCGCCCAGATGCTTGCGGCAGCTGTGAAATTGCGTCGTCAAGCCCGCGAAGAAAACGAAATCCTGAAGGCGGAAAATGAACGTCTGACTATGGAACTGAAGGACCGTTTCCAGCCGGACAATATTATTGGCCGCTCCAGCGAAATGCAACGTGTCTACGCCCAGATCGACCAGGTTTCCAAGAACCCTCTTCCGGTTTTGATCGTGGGGGAGGTGGGTACCGGTAAGGGCCTTGTGGCAGAAGCCATTCATTATCGTTCTGATCGCAATACTCATCCTTACATTCGCGTCCACTGTGCCTCCATGCCAGAATCTGTGCTGGACCGCGAACTCTTCGGTAGCGAGCGCGGTGCCTTGGTGGGTGTGCTTACGGAAACCCCGGGCCGTGTGGAACAGGCCGATGGTGGAACGCTCTTCCTGGATGAAGTTGCGGAACTTTCTCCCAACCTTCAGGTTAAACTCTTGCGCTTGCTGCAGGATGGCGAAATGGAACGTGTGGGTGCTCGCTTCTCTAAGAAAGTGAACGTCCGCGTCATTGCCGCAACCACCAAGAATCTTCAGCAGATGGTGGCCGACGGCACTTTCCGTTCAGACCTTTATTACCAGCTCCACATTTCGCCCATCTACGTTCCCGCATTGCATAACCGCAAGACGGATATCGTGCTGTTGGCAGACCACTTTGTGGAGCATTACTGCCGCATTGTGGGCAAGAACGTGCGCCGCTTGGCCCGCACGACTATCAACATGCTCATGAGTTACCCGTGGCCCGGTAACGTCCGTGAGCTGGAAAACGCCATTGAACGTGCAGTTCTCGTGACCGACGAAGACGTCATTTACCCGCATCATTTCCCTACCACGCTGCAGACCGCAGAAACTTCCGGTACCCAGGTGTCCGGCAACCTGAAACTGATGGTGGAAGCTTACGAACGGGACATCATCTGCGACGCCCTCAAGAGTTCCAAGGGCAAGATGGCCGCAGCCGCCCGCAGCCTCTCCACAACGCCCCGTATTCTTACATACAAAATAAAACAGCTAGGAATTGACCTAGCTGCATTTACCCGATAA
- a CDS encoding ATP-binding protein, translated as MIRSKYIKMLLERRGNGQIKVITGLRRVGKSYLLFELYRSQLLSTGVNPEQIVSLALDDDINAKFRNPLELSQYIRGKITDPDKEYFVFLDEIQKVRTIRNPHLPDTDERITFVDVLLGLQKLKNVDIYVTGSNSRMLSSEVLTEFRGRGDEIHLQPLSFKEFYDNYGEDKRNAWRDYYTYGGMPYAMSLKNHESKSKYLKDLIDQTYIKDVLERNRIRADKSVLDDLLDTVSSSVGSLTNPLKISNTFASNRKLQINSTTIDNYLVFFEESFLLKKAKRYDVKGRKYIGSLYKYYYADVGLRNARLNFRQTEENHIMENVIYNELLFRGFDVDVGIVEFVKTEKGEKKRIQLEVDFVANKGNNRFYIQSALSVADEEKRLQEINSLNKINESFKKIVVVKDNIIPWHDERGIFYIGIEEFLLNEEYMR; from the coding sequence ATGATTCGTTCTAAATACATTAAAATGCTCTTGGAAAGAAGGGGAAATGGTCAAATCAAGGTCATTACCGGTTTAAGACGCGTCGGTAAATCCTACCTTCTATTTGAACTGTATCGCAGCCAACTGCTTTCAACCGGCGTTAATCCTGAACAAATAGTGAGCCTCGCCCTGGATGACGACATCAACGCAAAATTCCGTAACCCACTGGAACTGAGCCAGTACATCCGAGGCAAAATCACCGATCCCGATAAAGAATACTTCGTCTTTCTTGACGAAATCCAGAAGGTTCGCACCATACGGAATCCCCACCTACCCGATACCGACGAGCGTATCACTTTCGTAGATGTCCTTCTCGGTTTACAAAAACTAAAGAACGTTGACATCTATGTTACCGGCAGCAATTCCAGGATGCTTTCGTCGGAAGTATTGACCGAATTTCGTGGGCGCGGTGATGAAATCCATTTACAGCCGTTATCATTCAAGGAATTCTATGACAACTACGGCGAAGACAAGCGAAACGCCTGGAGAGACTACTACACCTACGGTGGCATGCCCTACGCAATGTCTTTAAAAAATCACGAGTCCAAAAGCAAATACCTCAAGGACCTTATCGACCAGACATACATCAAGGACGTTCTGGAAAGAAACCGGATTCGAGCAGACAAAAGTGTACTAGACGATTTACTTGACACAGTTTCATCATCCGTGGGTTCCCTGACAAATCCACTGAAAATTTCAAACACTTTTGCCAGCAACAGGAAATTGCAAATAAATTCAACAACCATTGACAACTATCTTGTTTTTTTTGAAGAATCCTTCCTATTGAAAAAAGCCAAGCGTTACGATGTCAAGGGCCGCAAGTATATCGGGAGCCTTTACAAGTACTACTACGCCGACGTGGGGCTTCGAAATGCACGACTGAACTTCCGGCAAACAGAAGAAAACCACATCATGGAAAACGTCATCTACAACGAACTACTGTTCCGCGGTTTTGACGTAGATGTTGGAATCGTGGAATTCGTAAAGACTGAAAAAGGAGAGAAAAAGCGAATCCAGCTAGAAGTAGATTTTGTGGCCAACAAGGGCAACAATCGCTTCTACATCCAGTCCGCATTATCCGTCGCCGACGAGGAAAAAAGGCTACAAGAAATAAACTCGTTGAATAAGATTAACGAATCCTTCAAAAAAATCGTGGTGGTCAAGGACAACATCATTCCTTGGCACGACGAGCGAGGAATTTTCTACATCGGAATTGAGGAATTCCTGCTAAATGAAGAGTATATGAGATGA
- a CDS encoding outer membrane beta-barrel protein, with amino-acid sequence MKKALVICSFAAVSTFATSQPQTHDGFYLSLAMGMGFQSIDFVLDDHDDRTTSQSGLATDIDVKIGFSLTNNLALHMTLAGNTPTSTIYDLEDFNEDDEFEDFKANLSILGIGATYYFPGNYFASASIGIGQFRVCDDIATFQANVQSSPDDYSRSGFALQLAGGKEWWVSENWGIGATAAILYGRETNLGDATESSFGVSVRFTATYN; translated from the coding sequence ATGAAAAAAGCACTCGTCATCTGCTCCTTTGCAGCGGTTTCAACTTTCGCCACATCACAGCCCCAGACTCATGACGGTTTCTATTTGAGCCTTGCCATGGGCATGGGTTTCCAGAGCATTGATTTTGTCCTTGATGATCATGACGACAGAACAACCAGTCAATCGGGACTAGCAACAGACATTGATGTAAAAATCGGGTTTTCCTTAACAAACAATCTTGCTCTACACATGACTTTGGCAGGCAACACCCCCACATCCACAATCTACGATCTTGAAGACTTTAACGAGGACGACGAATTCGAGGATTTTAAGGCAAACCTTTCCATCCTCGGCATCGGCGCAACATACTATTTCCCTGGCAACTATTTCGCATCCGCCTCCATCGGTATCGGTCAATTCCGCGTATGCGATGACATTGCAACCTTCCAGGCCAACGTTCAAAGCAGTCCGGACGATTATTCTCGCAGTGGCTTCGCTCTCCAGTTAGCCGGCGGTAAGGAATGGTGGGTCAGTGAAAACTGGGGCATCGGTGCAACAGCCGCCATTCTATACGGGCGAGAAACGAATCTTGGCGATGCAACGGAATCTTCTTTCGGCGTCTCCGTAAGATTTACAGCTACCTACAATTAG
- the tyrS gene encoding tyrosine--tRNA ligase, with translation MQFRPVKEQLDILMRGVIDIVPQEELEKKLQKSYETGVPLRIKMGVDPTAPDVHFGHTVVMRKLRQFQDLGHTVVLIVGDYTAQIGDPSGRNKARPRLTHEQVLENAKEYQEQFYKVVRRDQVEIHYNGEWFSKLDFSKVTELMGQFTVAQMLEREDFHNRYTANTPISLHEFMYPMMQGYDSVAINSDVELGGTDQKFNVLRGRDLQLFEGMEPQIGLFMPILLGTDGKVKMSKSIGNYVGLNEPADVMYHKIYSLADSIVENWFELLTEIPMDEIKQMMADVASGKMNPNEAKHRLAMDIVTQYYGAEAAEAAAAHEKEVHSGNAIPSDAAECSVAAGSYGALDLLVEVKAFASKGEARRMVQNGGVKVGGEKLADPQAQIEIKGNDQLVIQVGKRKFYKVNF, from the coding sequence ATGCAATTCCGTCCTGTTAAAGAACAGCTTGATATTTTGATGCGCGGCGTGATCGACATTGTCCCGCAGGAAGAACTTGAAAAGAAACTCCAGAAGTCTTACGAAACTGGCGTTCCTCTCCGCATTAAGATGGGTGTGGACCCCACTGCACCGGACGTACATTTTGGCCATACCGTAGTGATGCGCAAGCTCCGTCAGTTCCAGGACCTGGGCCATACCGTGGTTCTCATCGTCGGTGACTACACCGCCCAGATTGGTGACCCCAGCGGCCGTAACAAGGCTCGCCCTCGTCTTACTCACGAACAGGTTCTGGAAAACGCCAAGGAATATCAGGAACAGTTCTACAAGGTGGTGCGCCGCGATCAGGTGGAAATCCATTACAACGGCGAATGGTTCTCCAAGCTGGACTTTAGTAAGGTTACCGAACTCATGGGCCAGTTCACTGTGGCTCAGATGCTGGAACGCGAAGACTTCCACAACCGCTATACTGCAAATACCCCCATCAGCCTTCACGAATTCATGTACCCCATGATGCAGGGCTACGATTCCGTCGCCATCAATTCCGACGTGGAACTGGGCGGCACCGACCAGAAGTTCAACGTGCTCCGTGGCCGTGACCTGCAGCTCTTCGAAGGCATGGAACCCCAGATTGGCCTCTTCATGCCCATCCTTCTGGGTACCGACGGCAAGGTCAAGATGTCTAAGTCCATCGGTAACTACGTGGGCCTCAATGAACCCGCCGATGTCATGTACCACAAGATCTACAGCCTGGCAGATAGCATCGTTGAAAACTGGTTTGAACTGCTGACCGAAATCCCCATGGACGAAATCAAGCAGATGATGGCAGACGTTGCTTCCGGCAAGATGAATCCCAACGAAGCAAAGCATCGCCTGGCTATGGACATTGTGACCCAGTACTATGGTGCTGAAGCTGCAGAAGCTGCTGCTGCTCACGAAAAGGAAGTCCACAGCGGTAATGCAATCCCCAGCGACGCTGCAGAATGCTCCGTTGCTGCCGGTTCTTACGGCGCTCTCGATCTGCTCGTTGAAGTGAAGGCTTTTGCATCCAAGGGTGAAGCTCGTCGCATGGTCCAGAACGGTGGTGTGAAGGTCGGTGGCGAAAAGCTGGCTGATCCTCAGGCTCAGATTGAAATCAAGGGCAACGACCAGCTGGTTATCCAGGTGGGTAAGCGCAAGTTCTACAAGGTGAACTTCTAA
- a CDS encoding 1-phosphofructokinase family hexose kinase, with protein sequence MAQDILILGLNPAWQRLFFLDKFELGEVHRISKVEEYASGKGINCGRVLQMLGGSPLLMHFLGSEHGSRIFDELSACGIQQAPVWIKEPTRICTTIVSAGESTELIEPSPVLTENENGDFLQTLNDYWGSTQYVALCGTFPKGFNVEQINSLDFTGKKVFVDAVTEIDAWLEKGVELLKINMDEYCTILDRLGIPQVMSSPQFWKMSATAVLERLPIKNLVVTDEESPVRAFRLQEGAFQGVQIQPPTIQVKNAVGAGDSFFAGWLQADSQGMSFEECLVKATAVAVARCEADRPWNLKLERVAELEASLAEAVEKLE encoded by the coding sequence ATGGCTCAAGATATCCTTATTCTCGGTCTCAATCCCGCCTGGCAGCGCTTGTTCTTCCTGGACAAGTTTGAGCTGGGCGAGGTCCACCGCATTTCCAAAGTCGAAGAATACGCTTCGGGCAAGGGTATTAACTGCGGACGTGTGCTTCAGATGCTGGGTGGTTCGCCCCTCCTGATGCATTTCCTTGGGTCCGAACATGGCTCCCGCATCTTTGACGAACTGTCTGCCTGCGGAATCCAGCAGGCTCCTGTCTGGATTAAGGAACCTACCCGCATTTGCACGACTATCGTAAGTGCAGGTGAATCCACTGAACTGATTGAACCCTCTCCCGTTCTCACCGAAAATGAAAACGGAGATTTCCTTCAGACCCTTAACGATTACTGGGGTTCTACCCAGTATGTGGCTCTTTGCGGTACGTTCCCCAAGGGCTTCAATGTGGAGCAGATTAACTCTCTGGACTTCACGGGCAAGAAGGTCTTTGTTGATGCTGTTACGGAAATCGATGCCTGGCTGGAAAAGGGCGTGGAACTTCTGAAGATCAACATGGACGAGTACTGCACCATCCTGGACCGTCTAGGAATTCCTCAGGTCATGTCCAGTCCCCAGTTCTGGAAGATGTCCGCTACTGCAGTGCTGGAACGCTTGCCTATCAAGAACCTGGTGGTTACCGACGAGGAATCTCCGGTTCGTGCATTCCGCCTTCAGGAAGGCGCCTTCCAGGGTGTCCAGATCCAGCCGCCTACCATTCAGGTCAAGAATGCCGTGGGTGCAGGTGACTCCTTCTTTGCTGGTTGGCTTCAGGCCGACAGCCAGGGCATGTCCTTTGAAGAATGCCTGGTAAAGGCTACTGCTGTGGCTGTAGCTCGTTGCGAGGCGGACCGTCCCTGGAATCTTAAGCTGGAACGCGTGGCAGAACTGGAAGCTTCCCTTGCCGAAGCTGTAGAAAAGCTGGAATAA